Within Ralstonia pickettii DTP0602, the genomic segment ACGGCATGACGGCCATCATCGGCCTGGACCGAAGCCGGCTCGAACCGCTGGTCGCGCAAGTCTGCTCGCCGCAGCAACCGGTGTACCTGGCCAACTTCAATGCGCCGACCCAGATCGTGATCGCGGGCAAGCTGTCGGCACTGGCAGAAGTATCGGCGCTCGCCCTCGCGGCCAGTGCGCAGGCCGCAAAGCCCGTGGCCATCCACGTCCCGTCGCACTGTCCGTTGCTCGATGACGCTGCGCAGACACTGGGCGATGCCATGCAAGACGTACCGCTGTCGCCGCCCACGCTGCGCTACTTCAGCGCCAGCAAGGCACGCGAACTGCGCGATCCCCGCAAGATCGCCGAGGACCTCGTGCAGAACATGGCCACCCCTGTGCGCTGGCATGAAACCATGCTGCTGGTCCGTGCCAATGGTGCGAGGCTGGTGGTGGAAGCGCCGCCGGGCGACGTGCTGACACGGCTGGCGCAGCCGGTGTTTGCCGATGGCATGGCGCTGGCGTGCGACCGGACCCGGGTGGATTCGATCGCGGCGATCATGCGGCGCGAGCGGCGAGAGAGTTAGGGTTCTCCGGACGAGCCCTTACTTGCGCGCTTTCCCGCGCACCGTCTTCTTCGCACTCCCGGCTCTTGCCGCTTCCTTGTCCGGCAGCGCACCGCCGCCATGCAACTGTTCCAGCCACGACATCGCATCGACGTACGACAGGAACTGGTGCAGGTAGCCCGGCGACATCTCGCGCATCAGCGACAGCGAGCGATGTACCAGGTGGTTCGAGTTGAGCGGGCCGGCATGCTCCGGCACGTGCTCCAGCGACTGGCGCAGCTGCCGGTCGACGCTGACCCTGGCCCAGGTATCGCGGAAATAATCGACCAGCTCCGGTTCGACCGGGGCGGGGCGCCGCGGCAGGGGCGTGCGCGTTGCGGGAGCGCTTTGCGCGGGCTGCGCATGGGCCTGCATATGCCCGACCAGGCCGGCAAGCATGCCGGCAGCAGGCTTGCGTGGGAGCACGGCGCTGCTGGCGTGGACGCCTTCGCACGCGGCGCTCTCCATCGTCTTGCCATAGGCCTCGACCAGGCTGGCCAGCCGGTCGTCCAGCAGGCGCCGCGCGGCGCCGCTGTGGCCGGCCGCGCGCCGGGCCAGCGCTTCGATAAAGCGGAAGCGCACCGGGTCGAGCCGGTCGGCGCCGCGCTCGCGCCAGGCCTCGAGCGTTGCGCGGACGTCGCCGTTCTTGCCGCTATCCATTGCGCTTGGCGGTGCCCGTGGTCACCCGCGGGATCGGCGCGATTTCCACGCGACGGTTGCGGGCCCGGCTTTCGGCGTCGGCGTTCGGCGTCACCGGCTGCTGCGAGCCGAAGGCCGCCGAGAACACCGACGCGGCCGGCACGCCGGCATCGATCAATGCGCGGGTCACGGTCAGTGCGCGCTGCGCGGACAGTTCCCAGTTGTCGGCGAAGCGGCGGTTGCCTTCGCGTACCTGCTGGTCGTCGGTGAAGCCGCTGACCATCAGGATCTCGTCGCGGCTGCGCAGGTAGGCCGACAGCGGCGCGGCCAGGCTGCGGAGCACTTCGCGGCCTTGGGGCTGCAACTGGTCGGAGTTGAGCGAGAACAGCACACTGCCGTTGATGCCGATGCGCCCGTTGACCAGCGTCACCCGGCCGGCGGCGAGCGGTCCGGCCAACGCCTTCTCCAGCGTCTCGCGGCGCTGCGCTTCCTCCTGCCGCTGCCTGACCTCGTCTTCCAGCCTCGCCGTCAGTTCGAGCTGCACGCCGATCACGCCCAGCAGGATCAGCACGAAGGCGCCCAGCAGCACCGACATCAGGTCGCCGAAGACGGCCCACGCCGGTACGGTCGGCTCCACGCCGGCGTCGAAGTCGTCCCTCATGCCGCCTCTGCGCGGGATGCGCCCTGGCCGCCGAGTTGCTGCAGGTCTTCAAGGATCTGCTTCTGCGACATCATGCTGAGGTCGACCACTTCGCGGGCCTGCGCCACGTAATAGGCGAGTTGCTCGTCGCTGCGTACCATCGACTTGTCGAGCGCGGCCTCGATGCGCTGCAGGTGGCCCATCAGCTTGTCGTTCGAATCGCTGAAGAGCTGCACCGCCACGCCGAAGGCCTCGCCCAGGCTGGCCACCTCGACGGCACTGCCCGTGACCTGCGCGGCGACTGCGGCGAGCTTGTCGGCTTCGGCTTCGACCTTGTCGGTGAAGCGGGTGCCGACCCGGTCGAGCAGGTCGGCGGTGGTGCCGACCAGCTTGTCGACCGCGGTGCGTTGCTCGGTGGAGGCGTGGTTGACGGCGTCGAGCAGCGTGCCCAGCGTCTCCAGCATGCGGCTGCGTTCTTCCAGCATGGCGTTGTCGCGGGCCATGCCGTCGGTGAGCTTCTGGCGCAGTTCGGCGATGACCTCGGCCGCGGCCTTGGGCGCTTCGGTGGCTGCCTGCACCAGGCGCGAGACCTCGGCGATGGTGCTGCTGGCGTGCGCCTGCGTTTGCGTGGAGATGTCGCGTGCGGTCTGCGCAAGCGTGTCGCAGATCTCCTGCTGGCGGCTGGTGGTGTGGGCGCCGGCCTGCTCCCATTCCTGGCGCAGCGACGCGGCCATGGCAGCGAGCGAGCCGGTCCATGCGGTAAGCCGCCGCTCATCCTTGGCGGCCAGTTCCGCCTGCATCGCGGCGGCGGCCTTCGGGGCCTCCGCGGCGGCCTGCACCAGGCGGTCGATTTCGGCGATGGTGCCGCTGGCGTGTGCCTGCGTTTGCGTCGAGATATCGCGTGCAGTCTGGGCCAGCGCTTCGCAGATCTCCTGCTGGCGGCTGGCGGTGCTGGTGCCTGCCTGCTCCCATTCCTGGCGCAGCGATGCGGCCATGGCAGCGAGCGAGCCGGTCCACGCGGTGAGCCGCTGCTCGTCCTTGGCGGCCAGTTCCGCCTGCATCGCGGCGGCGGCCTTCGGGGCCTCCGCTGCTAACTGCACCAGGCGGTCGATCTCGGCGATGGTGCTGCTGGCGTGCGCCTGCGTTTGCGTGGAGATGTCGCGTGCGGTCTGCGCGAGGGTTGCGCAGATCTCTTGCTGGCGGGTCGCGGTGTGCGCGCCGGCCTGCTCCCATTCCGAGCGCAGCGCCGATGCCATGGCGCCGAGCGACTCCGTCCACGCCGCCAGCCGCTGCTGGTCCTGCGCGGCTAGTTCCGCCTGCAACGCTGCCGCGGCCATCGGGGCCTCCGCTGCTACCTGCACCAGGCGGTCGATCTCGGCGATGGTGCTGCTGGCGTGCGCCTGTGTTTGCGTGGAGATTTCGCGCGCGGTCTGCGTGAGTGCGGCGCAGATCTCCCGTTGCCGGCCAGCCGTGTGCGCGCCGGCCTGCTCCCATTCCGTGCGCAGCGCCGATGCCATGGCGCCGAGCGAGTCGGTCCACGCCGCCAGCCGCTGCTCATCCTTGGCGGCCAGTTCCGCCTGCATCGCCGCGGCGGCCTTCGGGGCTTCCGCGGCGGCCTGCACCAGGCGGTCGATCTCGGCGAGGGTGCCGCTGGCGTGCGTTTGTGCCTGGGCGGCGATGTCGTTCGCGGTTTTGGCGAGCGTCTCGCAGATTTCCCGCTGGCGGGTCGCGGTATGCGCGCTTGCCTGCTGCCATTCCTGGCGCAGCGATGCCGCCATCGCGCCCAGGACTTCAGTCCAGGCCGCCAGGCGCTGCTCGTCCCGCGCCGCCAGTTGTGCCTGCAAGCCGGCATGCGACTGGTCCACGGCCTGGACCAGCGCGGTGGACTGCTGTGCAAAGGCGGCCGTGGCGCTGGCCAGCGCCTGCTGGTTGTCGCCGGCGAGCTTCTCGCTGGCGCGCTCCTGCCGGCCCAGCGCTTCGGTCCATGCTGCCGCGGTGCTGGCCGCCGCCGCGTCCACCCGTGTGGCGACGCCGTCCAGCAGGCCGGCCGAGCGTTGGTCGAAGGTCTGAGCAAATCCATCCAGCGTGGTGCGCAGGTCGTTGGCGATCGCCTCGCTGGTACGCTGTTGTCCGGCCAGCGCCTGGTTCCAGATATCGGCCACGTTGGTGGTCGTGGTCTCGAAGCGCGCCGATACACCGTCCAGGTGCTGCTGCACGGCCTGCGTCACGGTCTCGCGCAAGGACGCGGTTTCCTGTGCCAGGCCCGCCATGGTGGCATCCACGGCCGGCTGGATCGCTGCGCTGGCCGCGCGGGCGCTGTCGGCGATGCTGTCCTTCAGCGATTGTTCGACGGAAGACGCCAGGCGCGTGTATGCCACTTCGGTCTTGCCGTGGAAGGCGTCCTGGCTGGCGGCGAGCCGCTCGGTCAGCGCCAGGTTCTGCTGCTCCATCGCGGTCATCATGGCTTGCAGCCGGTCGACCAGCGCGGGCATCACGTCAGCCTGGCGCTGCAGCAGCCGGAAGGCTTCTTCACGCTGGTGGCCGCGCGAGTAGGGGCGCAAGGCCGTGGCGATGCGGGCGTCGAGGCTCTGCGCGGCCTGGATCCGCTCGCGCCGGCACAGCGCGGCCAGCAGCCCCAGCATTGCCGACGTGGCCACGCCCGCGACCGAGGTACCGAAGGCAAAGCCCAGGCCCTTGACCGGTGCCGCCATCGACGCGCGGATCGCCTGCAGGTCGGTTGCGCTTTCCAGCGCGAGCCCCGTGCCGCGCAGCGTCGCCACCATGCCCAGGAAGGTGCCCAGCATGCCCAGCAACACCAGCAGGCCGACCAGGTAGGGCGTCAGCGCCGGGCCGGGCAGGGCGACGCGATCGCCCTCGATGCGCAGGCGCACGGCATCGCGCAGGCTGGGGTGCAGGCGCTCCAGCCAGCTGGCGAGGTTCGCCGGCGCTTCGGAAAGGCTGGAGAGGGCTTGCGACAGGGTGGAAGTGGCCTGCCGATAGCGTTGCAGCTCGTGCGCGCCCGCCAGGTAGCAGCCGCCGATCAGCAGCGTGACGACCAGCGCCAGGGCGTTCGAGCCCGCATAGCTGGCGCC encodes:
- a CDS encoding chemotaxis protein; translated protein: MTRYLIHIVAFLAGLAVVGWIGASYAGSNALALVVTLLIGGCYLAGAHELQRYRQATSTLSQALSSLSEAPANLASWLERLHPSLRDAVRLRIEGDRVALPGPALTPYLVGLLVLLGMLGTFLGMVATLRGTGLALESATDLQAIRASMAAPVKGLGFAFGTSVAGVATSAMLGLLAALCRRERIQAAQSLDARIATALRPYSRGHQREEAFRLLQRQADVMPALVDRLQAMMTAMEQQNLALTERLAASQDAFHGKTEVAYTRLASSVEQSLKDSIADSARAASAAIQPAVDATMAGLAQETASLRETVTQAVQQHLDGVSARFETTTTNVADIWNQALAGQQRTSEAIANDLRTTLDGFAQTFDQRSAGLLDGVATRVDAAAASTAAAWTEALGRQERASEKLAGDNQQALASATAAFAQQSTALVQAVDQSHAGLQAQLAARDEQRLAAWTEVLGAMAASLRQEWQQASAHTATRQREICETLAKTANDIAAQAQTHASGTLAEIDRLVQAAAEAPKAAAAMQAELAAKDEQRLAAWTDSLGAMASALRTEWEQAGAHTAGRQREICAALTQTAREISTQTQAHASSTIAEIDRLVQVAAEAPMAAAALQAELAAQDQQRLAAWTESLGAMASALRSEWEQAGAHTATRQQEICATLAQTARDISTQTQAHASSTIAEIDRLVQLAAEAPKAAAAMQAELAAKDEQRLTAWTGSLAAMAASLRQEWEQAGTSTASRQQEICEALAQTARDISTQTQAHASGTIAEIDRLVQAAAEAPKAAAAMQAELAAKDERRLTAWTGSLAAMAASLRQEWEQAGAHTTSRQQEICDTLAQTARDISTQTQAHASSTIAEVSRLVQAATEAPKAAAEVIAELRQKLTDGMARDNAMLEERSRMLETLGTLLDAVNHASTEQRTAVDKLVGTTADLLDRVGTRFTDKVEAEADKLAAVAAQVTGSAVEVASLGEAFGVAVQLFSDSNDKLMGHLQRIEAALDKSMVRSDEQLAYYVAQAREVVDLSMMSQKQILEDLQQLGGQGASRAEAA
- a CDS encoding malonate decarboxylase subunit epsilon (K13935: mdcH; malonate decarboxylase epsilon subunit [EC:2.3.1.39]), with protein sequence MNILFTFPGQGAQRPGMLKDLPAHPAVAAVLAEAEEVLQVAVAEMDSPASLQSTVWTQLCLLTAGVAMTRCLAAHEASADAVAGLSIGAYAAAVSAGVLSFADALRLVRLRGELMAQAYPQGYGMTAIIGLDRSRLEPLVAQVCSPQQPVYLANFNAPTQIVIAGKLSALAEVSALALAASAQAAKPVAIHVPSHCPLLDDAAQTLGDAMQDVPLSPPTLRYFSASKARELRDPRKIAEDLVQNMATPVRWHETMLLVRANGARLVVEAPPGDVLTRLAQPVFADGMALACDRTRVDSIAAIMRRERRES
- a CDS encoding membrane protein is translated as MRDDFDAGVEPTVPAWAVFGDLMSVLLGAFVLILLGVIGVQLELTARLEDEVRQRQEEAQRRETLEKALAGPLAAGRVTLVNGRIGINGSVLFSLNSDQLQPQGREVLRSLAAPLSAYLRSRDEILMVSGFTDDQQVREGNRRFADNWELSAQRALTVTRALIDAGVPAASVFSAAFGSQQPVTPNADAESRARNRRVEIAPIPRVTTGTAKRNG